CCGGCATGGACGCCCTCGCCACCGTGGTCGACCCGCTCGGGCAGCTCGTCTCGTGGGGTGTCGCCTGGCTGGTCGAGCACGTCAAGCCGCTCTCCGACGCGCTGGACCAGCTCGCCGGGGACCCGGACCAGATCACCGCGTACGCCGCCACCTGGACCAACGTCGCCAGCGCGCTGCGCGTCTCGGCCGAGGACCTGACCACGGCGGTCCGCGCCGACCTCGCCGGCTGGCGCTCGGCGGCGGCCGACGCGTACCGGGAACAGGCCGGACGGCAACAGCGGACCCTGACCACCCTCGGCAACGGCGCGGAGGCGCTGGCCACCGTCACCACCGGCACCGGCCTGGTGGTGGCCCTGGTCCGCGAACTCGTAAGAGACCTGATCGCCGATTTCGTCTCGGTGCTGGCCGTACGCCTCTGGGAGTGGCTGGCCATCGCCGGCGGCACCCTGGGCGCGGGCATCCCCTGGGTGGTCGCCCAGGTGTCGTCCCTGGCCGCCCGCTGGGCCGCGAAGATCGCCCGCCTGCTCACCGCCCTGATCACCAGCCTCCGCCGCCTCGCCCCCCTGCTCACCCGCCTCGACGACCTCCTCCACACCCTGCACACCCGCCCACCCCACCCCACCCCCGCCGATCGACCGGGTCCGGTCCCTGAGCCAGCAAGCCAGGAACCTCGGGACGGACCGACCGGGTCGGACATCACCCCGACCCCGGACTTCTCCGCCCCAACCATCGACAGTCGGAAGATCACCCAGTATGCAATGAACCCCGACCACCCGGTGGGAAGGAACAAGTACCGCGTGATCAACGCAGCGACCGGGCTCGGTCCGCAGGACGCCGCGCTCATCGAAGAGCAGATCGCCAGCGGCGTACGGCACGGTGATCCGATCCCGGGAAGGGCCGACGAGTACGGTCGTCGGTGGAGTGTCGACGTCGAGTTGGCCGGACCCACCGGAAACATCACGGTACGGACGGCGTGGATCACCGACGCCGATGGCGTCAACCCTCGTCTGACGACGATTTCGTTCCCGCCGAGGAAGGACTGAGCGTTGAAACTCTTCGATGTCGTCGTCCTGCTGGAGTCCCTGTCGGAGGCGGACGTTCCAGCAGGCAGCACGGGAACCGTGGTCGAGATCTTCGAGGAGCCACGGCCGGCGTACGAGGTCGAGTTCGTAGACGGGGACGGGGAGACGCTGGCCGTGGCGACGGTGCGACCGGAGCAGGTCCAGCGAAGGCCGTGACCACCACGGACGCGGTCTGATCACCCTCGGGCTTCGAGAGGGATTCTGTGCGCCCGCTGGTGGGGTGGAAGGGGTTGGTTCAGCCGGACGAGGCTGGCTGGCTGGACGAAGATGACGCGTCGGGTGACGGCGTCGAACCTCTCGTCCAAGCGGTCGGCGTCACTCACCGTCGGGTCGGCCCGAAATGGCCATGGTGAGACTCTCCCGTGACCGGGTACGTGCCGACCTATCGCGTAATCCTCAACAACATCCGCAAGAGCATCGCGAGCGGCAGCCTGAAGCCTGGCGACAGGCTACCCACTCTCCCCGAGCTGGCAGAGAAGTACGAATGCTCCATCGGGACGGCACGACGAGCCGTCGAAATCCTGCTCGAAACGGAAGAGATCCACGGCCGACAGGGAGTAGGAACTTTCGTCGGTCCACGCCCGGAACGCCATTCGTAAGGGCCAAGCCGACGTAGCTCAGCTCGGCCGGCACAGCTGATGTCGTTGATCGGACTCGACCGGGCAACGCGGGGGATCTCCGGGAGCGTGTCCCATATCTGGGGCAGCTCGACAGGCAACGAACACCCATCCCTCGCCCTCGTCCGACGCGCCGGACGAGCTGGTCCGAGCGCTCAGCACCGGCAGACCTCACGCCGGTGCCCCGGAACGCCACCGACAGTCCACCCCGAGCACCGCCGGCAAGGACTTACAACTCCAGGTCGGCGCGGAGGTCGGCCAGGGAGATCGGTTCGTCACCCGCCTCGATCCGGGCCAGGGCGTCCCGGGCAGCGGCCACGTCCTCGGCGTCCTCCGCGCGCTCGATCGCCTCTGCCACCATCGCCGGCCCGACGTCCGCCATCCGCTGTCCCTTCCGTGCCACAGATGATCGTGCGACCGTAGCCGGCGGTGGCCGGACGGAAACTCAGACGAGTTCGGCGTCGTGGACGAGCAGGGCGACCTGGACGCGGTTGTTCAGCTCCAGCTTGGTCAGCAGTCGCGACACGTACGCCTTGACGGTGGCCACGCTCATGAACAGCTCGGCGGAGATCTCCGCGTTGGTCCGTCCCTGGCCCAGCGCGACGGCTACATCGCGTTCCCGTTGGCTGAGCCCGGCGAGCAGGCGCAGCGCCCGCTCCCGGCGCGGGTCGGGGCGGGCCTCGGCCGGGGTGGACGTGGTGACGTGCGCGATCAGCCGGCGGGTGACCGTCGGTGAGAGGGTGGCCTCACCGGCGGCGACCCGGCGGACCGCCTGCACGATCTCGGCGGGCGGGGTGTCCTTGAGCAGGAAGCCGCCCGCCCCGGCACGCAGCGCCCGGAGCACCTGGTCGTCGGCGTCGAAGGTGGTGAGCACCAGCACCTCCGGCGGGTCGGGGCGGGCCCGCAGGGTCTCGGTGGCGGCCAGCCCGTCCACCCGGGGCATCCGGATGTCCATCAGCACCACGTTCGGCGCGTACGCCTCGACGGCGGCGGGCACCTCGCTGCCGTCGCCGGCCTCGCCGACCACGCGCAGGTCCGGCGCGCCGCCGAGGATCATCGACAGGCCGGCCCGGACCAGCGGGTCGTCGTCCACCACGAGCACCCGCACCGGCGGCGGCGCGGCAGGACCAGGCTCGGACGCGGCGGCCCCGGCAGCCGGCCCAGGCACGCCGTCCCCGGCAGGCAGCCCGGTCACGCCGGCCACGGCAGCCAGGCGGCGAGCCGGAAGTCGCCGGCGGCGTCCCGGCCGTGGGTGAGGCGCCCGCCGGCCAGGTGGACCCGCTCGGCGATGCCGACCAGGCCGGTGCCGGCGCCCGGGATGTCCGGCGCGACGCTCTCCCCCACCGGGCGGCGGTTGCGGATCTCGACGGTCAGGCCGTCGCCGGAGCCGCCGGCCAGGTCGACGGTGACCCCCGCCCCGGGGGCGTGCTTGCGGGCGTTGGTCAGGCCTTCCTGCACGATCCGGTACGCGCTGCGGCCGACCGCCGCCGGCACCGCCTCAGCCGCGCCGACCCGGTTCCGCAGGTCGACCCGGACGCCGGCGGCCCGGGACTCCTCGACCAGCGCCGGCACGTCGGCCAGGGTGGGCTGCGGGCGTTCCGGCGCGGCCGGCGCCCCGTCCTCGGCGGTGTCGGCGCGCAACACCCCGATCACCTCGCGGAGGTCCTGGAGCGCGGCGTGCGCGCTGCCACGGATCACCCCGGCGGCGCGGGCGACCTCGTGCGGGGACGCGTCGGGGCGGAACTCCAGCGCTCCGGCGTGCAGGCTGAGCAGGGAGATCCGGTGGGCGAGCACGTCGTGCATCTCCCGGGCGATCCTGGTGCGCTCGGTCTGCCGGGCCTGGGCGACGCGGAGCTGCTGCTCGGCCTCGGCCCGGTCGGCCCGCTCGCGCAGCGAGACGATCAACTGCCGGCGGGCCCGGACGAACATCCCCCAGGCCAGCACGGCCACGGTGATCACCACACCCCAGGCGGCGGTCTGCCAGTACGACAGGTTCGGGTCGGGCCGCAGGTAGCTGAAGACCTGGTTGGCGGCGAGGCCGCCAGCGGTGATCGCCAGCGCCACGGCGGTCCGCCGGTGCACCACCACCGTGAAGTAGATGATCACCACCGGCACCGCGGTGGCCATCGAGAAGGCGCTCAGCGGCAGGGTGGCCGCCGCCAGCGCCACCGGCCAGCGCCGGCGTAGCCAGAGCAGGGCGGCGACGAGCAGGCCGAGCGCCGCGTCCACCGGGATCATCCACCGGTACGGCAGCGCGGTGGCGAACTCCGGCTCGGGGGAGGCGGCATCCAGCGTGGCCAGCAGCACCCAGCCGAGGGCGATCACGAAGCACAGGACGTCGACCAGCCAGTCCCGGGTGGTGCGGCGGGGATGCCGCCGGGCCGGGTCCGTGGGCCGGGCCAGCCCGCCGGGCAGCAGCCAGGGGTGTTCGGGTACGGCGACGGCGCTGCTCATCCCGCCATGTTACGGAGCGTCATGGGGGTGCCGGTACCGACCAAAGTCGAGATCACCACGTCGACCAAGGTCGGTGCGGGTCGACACTCTCAGCCGCAGCGGATGGCCGGGTGGCCCGGGCAGCCTCGACGGCATGATCACGGTCGAGAACCTCACCAAACGGTACGGCGGGCACACCGCCGTCGAGGACGTGTCGTTCACCTGCCAACCGGGCACGGTGACCGGCTTCCTCGGGCCGAACGGCGCCGGCAAGTCCACCACCATGCGGATGATCTGCGGTCTCACGCCCCCGACGTCCGGCAGCGCCACGGTCGACGGGGTGCCCTACCGGCGGCTGCCCAACCCGGGACGGCGGATCGGGGTGCTGTTGGACGCGTCGGCGCAGCATGCCGGCCGTACCGGACGGGAGACCCTGACCCTCGCGGCCCGGACGATGGGCGTCGACCCGGCCCGGGTGCCGGCCACGCTCGACATGGTCGGGCTGAACGCGGTGGCGGCGAAACGCCGCGTCGGGGCGTACTCGTTGGGGATGCGGCAGCGGCTCGGCCTGGCGCACGCGCTGCTGGGTGACCCACGCATCCTGATCCTCGACGAGCCGGCCAACGGCCTGGACCCGGAGGGGATCTTCTGGATGCGCGGCCTGCTGCGCGACTTCGCCGACCGGGGCGGCACGGTGCTGCTCTCGTCCCACCTGCTGCGGGAGGTGGAGGCGGTGGCCGACCGGCTGGTGGTGATCGGCGGCGGCCGGGTGGTCGCCCAGGGTGACCGGGACGAGCTGCTCGCCGGGGCCGGCACGCTGGTCCGGGCCCGTGATCCGCAGGCGCTGCGCGCCGCCCTGACCACGGCCGGTCTCGACGCCACCAGCAGCACCGACGGGGGGTTGCTGGTGGCGGCCGAGGCCGGCGCGGTCGGGCAGGCCGCCGCCGACGCTCGCGTCGCGCTCGTCGAGTTGCGGCCGGCCGGCAGCGGCGGCCTGGAGCAACTCTTCCTCACCCTCACCGCCGACCAGTCGACCCGAGAGGCCGTCCGATGAGCACGATGACCGCCGAGAAGCCCGGTACGCGTCCCGCCGCCCCGGCCGGGTCCCGCCCGTCGCTGTTCCGGTTGACCGGGGTGGAGCTGCGCAAACTCGTCGACACCCGGGCCGGCCGGTGGTTGCTGGCGGTGATCGTGGCGGCCGCCGCCGCGATCGTGGTCGTGCAGCTCTTCGTGCTGCCCGACGAGGAGCAGACCTTCCGGGTCTTCTTCGAGCCGACCCTGCTGCCGGTGGGTCTGCTGCTGCCGGTGCTGGGCATCCTCTCCGCCACCGGGGAGTGGTCGCAGCGGACCGCGTTGACGACGTTCGCGCTGGTGCCGGCGCGACACCGGGTGGTGCTGGCGAAGCTGGCGGCGGTGGTGCTGGCGGCGCTCGCCTCGGTGGTCGCCAGCGTCGTGGTGGCGGCGGCGGGCACCGTGGTCGCCGGGCTGACCGGCGGGGCCGGCACCTGGTCGGTGCCCGGCATGCTGCTGGCGCACGCCGTGGTGTTGCAGGTGGCGAACGTGCTGATCGGCATCGGCTTCGGGTTGCTGCTGCTTAACACGCCGCTGGCGATCGTGCTGTACTTCGCGCTGCCCACCGTCTGGTCGGTGCTCGGCGAGATGATCCGGGCGCTGCGGG
The sequence above is a segment of the Micromonospora sp. WMMD882 genome. Coding sequences within it:
- a CDS encoding DUF6883 domain-containing protein, with the translated sequence MTVPESLVAARVDSTTAWSGIGLAEDVDALVAAFRSGSWIDGTIGGFAAGMDALATVVDPLGQLVSWGVAWLVEHVKPLSDALDQLAGDPDQITAYAATWTNVASALRVSAEDLTTAVRADLAGWRSAAADAYREQAGRQQRTLTTLGNGAEALATVTTGTGLVVALVRELVRDLIADFVSVLAVRLWEWLAIAGGTLGAGIPWVVAQVSSLAARWAAKIARLLTALITSLRRLAPLLTRLDDLLHTLHTRPPHPTPADRPGPVPEPASQEPRDGPTGSDITPTPDFSAPTIDSRKITQYAMNPDHPVGRNKYRVINAATGLGPQDAALIEEQIASGVRHGDPIPGRADEYGRRWSVDVELAGPTGNITVRTAWITDADGVNPRLTTISFPPRKD
- a CDS encoding DUF4926 domain-containing protein; protein product: MKLFDVVVLLESLSEADVPAGSTGTVVEIFEEPRPAYEVEFVDGDGETLAVATVRPEQVQRRP
- a CDS encoding winged helix-turn-helix domain-containing protein, coding for MTGYVPTYRVILNNIRKSIASGSLKPGDRLPTLPELAEKYECSIGTARRAVEILLETEEIHGRQGVGTFVGPRPERHS
- a CDS encoding response regulator transcription factor: MAAVAGVTGLPAGDGVPGPAAGAAASEPGPAAPPPVRVLVVDDDPLVRAGLSMILGGAPDLRVVGEAGDGSEVPAAVEAYAPNVVLMDIRMPRVDGLAATETLRARPDPPEVLVLTTFDADDQVLRALRAGAGGFLLKDTPPAEIVQAVRRVAAGEATLSPTVTRRLIAHVTTSTPAEARPDPRRERALRLLAGLSQRERDVAVALGQGRTNAEISAELFMSVATVKAYVSRLLTKLELNNRVQVALLVHDAELV
- a CDS encoding histidine kinase → MSSAVAVPEHPWLLPGGLARPTDPARRHPRRTTRDWLVDVLCFVIALGWVLLATLDAASPEPEFATALPYRWMIPVDAALGLLVAALLWLRRRWPVALAAATLPLSAFSMATAVPVVIIYFTVVVHRRTAVALAITAGGLAANQVFSYLRPDPNLSYWQTAAWGVVITVAVLAWGMFVRARRQLIVSLRERADRAEAEQQLRVAQARQTERTRIAREMHDVLAHRISLLSLHAGALEFRPDASPHEVARAAGVIRGSAHAALQDLREVIGVLRADTAEDGAPAAPERPQPTLADVPALVEESRAAGVRVDLRNRVGAAEAVPAAVGRSAYRIVQEGLTNARKHAPGAGVTVDLAGGSGDGLTVEIRNRRPVGESVAPDIPGAGTGLVGIAERVHLAGGRLTHGRDAAGDFRLAAWLPWPA
- a CDS encoding ABC transporter ATP-binding protein, with the translated sequence MITVENLTKRYGGHTAVEDVSFTCQPGTVTGFLGPNGAGKSTTMRMICGLTPPTSGSATVDGVPYRRLPNPGRRIGVLLDASAQHAGRTGRETLTLAARTMGVDPARVPATLDMVGLNAVAAKRRVGAYSLGMRQRLGLAHALLGDPRILILDEPANGLDPEGIFWMRGLLRDFADRGGTVLLSSHLLREVEAVADRLVVIGGGRVVAQGDRDELLAGAGTLVRARDPQALRAALTTAGLDATSSTDGGLLVAAEAGAVGQAAADARVALVELRPAGSGGLEQLFLTLTADQSTREAVR
- a CDS encoding ABC transporter permease, with the protein product MTAEKPGTRPAAPAGSRPSLFRLTGVELRKLVDTRAGRWLLAVIVAAAAAIVVVQLFVLPDEEQTFRVFFEPTLLPVGLLLPVLGILSATGEWSQRTALTTFALVPARHRVVLAKLAAVVLAALASVVASVVVAAAGTVVAGLTGGAGTWSVPGMLLAHAVVLQVANVLIGIGFGLLLLNTPLAIVLYFALPTVWSVLGEMIRALREPAQWLDTAVTMLPFTTPDATAGQWARLGVSLLVWLVVPLAAGLVRTLRREVS